A window of Panicum virgatum strain AP13 chromosome 8K, P.virgatum_v5, whole genome shotgun sequence contains these coding sequences:
- the LOC120645856 gene encoding uncharacterized protein LOC120645856, with protein PLDDDDLLRVPPNPSSLPRASLVCKRWRRLVSDPRFLRRFRDHHRRPPLLGFFERLDPLVSNSEQGPRGSHIVFHPVLEPPDRVPPRRFPLSGPAGRRIELLGCRHGRVAFLETSLMAGSTVLVWDPVTGGHARLPPVPPEFANVVVFNWTVLCAAAGEQGHVHGTCHSSPFKVVAVSTKDRRPTACVYSSETGIWGDIVHHDRPCRAVDFIEPGGTTLIAHAIYCKISTWGLEEEKDDDDMAEPDGLLEFDLDRQSLTVMEGPPVSRANYCQIIRTVHGGVGVAARPFGTLQLQVWHRDVNSHNVATWLLSKTVDMRSVFGLQEHERWPRESRRCDIVGYDEDDGVIFVCVDSTLIMLQRDSMQFTRQRMETYLTTCHPFRSFYFY; from the coding sequence ccgctcgacgacgacgacctcctCCGCGTGCCGCCGAACCCCTCGTCGCTCCCCCGCGCGTCCCTCGTGTGCAAGCGCTGGCGGCGCCTCGTCTCCGACCCGCGGTTCCTCCGCCGCTTCCGCGACCACCACCGGCGGCCGCCCCTCCTCGGCTTCTTCGAGCGCCTCGACCCCTTGGTCTCCAACTCCGAGCAGGGCCCCCGCGGGAGCCACATCGTGTTCCACCCCGTCCTGGAACCCCCGGACCGCGTCCCTCCCCGGCGCTTCCCCCTCTCCGGCCCGGCGGGCCGGCGGATCGAACTGCTCGGCTGCCGCCACGGCCGCGTCGCCTTCCTCGAGACGTCGCTCATGGCCGGCTCCACCGTCTTGGTCTGGGATCCGGTCACCGGAGGCCACGCCCGGCTGCCGCCCGTCCCGCCGGAGTTCGCCAACGTGGTCGTCTTCAACTGGACggtgctctgcgccgccgccggcgagcagggccACGTGCACGGCACCTGCCACTCGAGCCCCTTCAAGGTGGTTGCGGTGTCCACGAAAGATCGCCGCCCCACGGCCTGCGTCTACTCATCGGAGACTGGCATTTGGGGAGACATCGTTCACCATGATCGTCCATGTAGAGCTGTTGACTTCATTGAGCCCGGCGGCACCACCCTTATCGCCCACGCCATTTACTGCAAAATTTCTACTTGGGgactggaggaggagaaggacgatGATGACATGGCTGAGCCCGACGGCCTACTTGAGTTTGATTTGGATAGGCAGAGCTTAACTGTGATGGAGGGACCTCCAGTGAGCCGTGCCAACTACTGCCAAATCATCAGGACAGTccatggcggcgtcggcgtcgcggcGCGGCCTTTCGGAACCTTACAGCTGCAGGTGTGGCATAGGGATGTCAACTCTCACAATGTTGCTACATGGCTGCTTTCCAAGACAGTTGACATGAGAAGTGTCTTTGGGCTTCAGGAGCATGAGAGATGGCCACGGGAAAGCAGGAGGTGTGATATAGTGGGATATGATGAGGATGATGGTGTGATCTTCGTATGCGTAGACTCCACTTTGATCATGCTTCAACGTGACTCGATGCAATTCACGAGGCAAAGGATGGAAACATATCTTACTACCTGTCATCCTTTCAGGAGTTTTTACTTTTATTAG